From the genome of Miscanthus floridulus cultivar M001 chromosome 10, ASM1932011v1, whole genome shotgun sequence, one region includes:
- the LOC136485100 gene encoding uncharacterized protein: MTMPPAEDESAGDHPGVAECLRLLDAVPAAAASSPAFRRHWPSISASLAALSASLASPAFPPAAPLLAPLAAALRALLSVSAAGDAHAPRLGHLHTVSLLSSTAAELSQLAADARLLTSAPAPAHSSSSSGSAAEDALVSRLRLGSAASRAAALEELATTATTLPAPSAAAAVSAVAALLDSAAAGGGGDLRERAVAALAALAVSDAARPALAQEAGAVVPHLCRALESGSAAEHACAALLPLTSSSRDAAAAVAARGGVAALLSACAGGTPAAQAAAAGVLRNLAAFPDLLPAFRDEGGAVPLLLLQLVSLGTPRAQEQALGCLQRLTAGDGDEAQRLKVDVFQAGALACVRDFLDGGSSSSDGDEPPGLAPALGLLRNMASFRYIAEIAAASGSGGGGGGSFVAHVAAALGSDRSATRTEAALALAELCVNAGGGRIGKAARRQQQQHYEAIVADAAVPRLVWMLEAKAAGERDAAARALVAVLAASSACRKAFRKDERGVVNAVQLLGDPSGSGVEERRFPVWVLLAVAQSRRCRKQMVAAGACGFLQGLVAAEVEGAKRLAECLGKGKMLGVFPRT, from the coding sequence ATGACCATGCCGCCGGCGGAGGACGAGTCGGCGGGGGACCACCCGGGCGTCGCGGAGTGCCTGCGGCTGCTGGACGCGGTGCCCGCCGCGGCGGCCTCCTCCCCGGCGTTCCGCCGCCACTGGCCGTCCATCTCCGCGTCGCTCGCCGCGCTGTCGGCGTCCCTCGCCAGCCCGGCCTTCCCGCCCGCCGCGCCGCTGCTGGCCCCGCTCGCCGCCGCGCTCCGCGCGCTGCTCTCCGTGTCCGCCGCGGGGGACGCGCACGCGCCCAGGCTCGGCCACCTCCACACCGTCTCGCTgctctcctccaccgccgccgagctCTCCCAGCTCGCCGCCGACGCGCGCCTCCTCACctccgcgcccgcgccggcccactcctcctcctcctccggttcCGCCGCGGAAGACGCGCTCGTCTCCCGGCTCCGCCTGGGGTCCGCGgcctcccgcgccgccgcgctGGAGGAGCTAGCGACCACCGCCACCACTCTGCCAGCGCCATCCGCGGCCGCGGCCGTCTCCGcggtggcggcgctgctcgactccgccgccgccggcggcggaggcgacCTCCGCGAGCGCGCCGTGGCCGCGCTGGCCGCCCTCGCGGTCTCCGACGCCGCGCGCCCTGCCCTCGCGCAGGAGGCCGGCGCCGTGGTGCCGCACCTGTGCCGCGCGCTGGAGTCCGGGTCCGCCGCCGAGCACGCGTGCGCGGCGCTGCTCCCGCTGACGTCGTCGTCGCGGGACGCGGCGGCAGCCGTGGCCGCGCGCGGCGGTGTGGCGGCGCTCCTGTCCGCCTGCGCCGGCGGGACACCCGCGGCGCAGGCGGCCGCGGCTGGGGTGCTCCGCAACCTCGCGGCCTTCCCGGACCTCCTGCCGGCGTTCCGCGACGAGGGCGGCGCAGTGCCGCTGCTGCTCCTGCAGCTGGTCTCCCTGGGCACGCCGCGCGCGCAGGAGCAGGCGCTCGGGTGCCTGCAGCGCCTCACCGCGGGGGACGGCGACGAGGCGCAGCGGCTCAAGGTGGACGTCTTCCAGGCGGGCGCGCTGGCGTGCGTCAGGGACTTCCTcgacggcggcagcagcagcagcgacggcGACGAGCCGCCGGGGCTGGCACCCGCGCTGGGCCTCCTCCGCAACATGGCCTCGTTCCGGTACATTGCCGAGATTGCCGCTGCGtccggctccggcggcggcggcggcggcagcttcGTGGCGCACGTGGCCGCCGCGCTCGGCAGCGACCGGTCCGCCACGCGCACGGAGGCCGCGCTGGCGCTCGCGGAGCTCTGCGTTAACGCAGGAGGTGGCAGGATAGGCAAGGCcgcgcggcggcagcagcagcagcactacGAGGCCATCGTCGCGGACGCCGCCGTCCCGCGGCTGGTGTGGATGCTGGAGGCGAAGGCCGCGGGCGAGCGCGACGCCGCGGCGCGCGCGCTGGTGGCGGTCCTGGCCGCGTCGAGCGCGTGCCGCAAGGCGTTCCGGAAGGACGAGCGCGGCGTGGTGAACGCGGTGCAGCTGCTTGGGGACCCGTCCGGGTCTGGCGTGGAGGAGAGGCGGTTCCCCGTGTGGGTGCTGCTGGCGGTGGCGCAGTCCCGGCGGTGCCGGAAGCAGATGGTGGCCGCGGGCGCGTGCGGGTTCCTGCAGGGCCTGGTGGCCGCCGAGGTGGAGGGCGCCAAGCGCCTCGCCGAGTGCCTAGGCAAGGGCAAGATGCTGGGCGTGTTCCCGCGGACGTGA